In Thermomonas paludicola, the following are encoded in one genomic region:
- a CDS encoding ExbD/TolR family protein encodes MAFSTKASQGAMADINVTPLVDVMLVLLIIFMVTMPIQSVPVDVDLPQKALTPPDNPKEPPEPIRLRIDASGQVYWNDSPADMNALQKRMQDEIARDPSNQPELQIETNDQAEYGVLAKVLAAAKNAEMAKIGFVQN; translated from the coding sequence ATGGCCTTTTCGACGAAAGCAAGCCAGGGGGCGATGGCTGACATCAACGTCACCCCGCTGGTGGACGTGATGCTGGTGCTGTTGATCATCTTCATGGTGACCATGCCGATCCAGTCGGTGCCGGTGGATGTGGATCTTCCCCAGAAGGCCTTGACGCCGCCGGACAACCCGAAAGAACCACCGGAGCCGATCCGCCTGCGCATTGATGCCTCCGGGCAGGTCTATTGGAATGATTCGCCGGCGGACATGAATGCGCTGCAGAAGCGGATGCAGGACGAGATCGCCCGCGACCCGTCCAACCAGCCCGAGTTGCAGATCGAGACCAACGATCAGGCCGAATACGGCGTGCTGGCCAAGGTGCTGGCTGCTGCCAAGAACGCCGAGATGGCCAAGATCGGATTCGTCCAGAACTAG
- a CDS encoding energy transducer TonB gives MSEDLAPIENRNSRESGLSWPRIAGISFAVALHAAAALLLLSPIAPPAQDADDSKDVVNVSFIEPPPPPPPPPPPPPPTDKPPPPIKTLAPPTIKTPTPPPPDDPPVVMDTPRAVDVQAPPPAPPSRPQAVADMSSGVDPSSRNMNPPKYPPDEMRRGVSGTTILIVSIDASGNVLDVEVEKSSGSRNLDRSAMTAAKRWRFNPEIKNGQKIASRVRVPVEFKL, from the coding sequence ATGTCGGAAGATCTCGCCCCCATCGAGAATAGAAACAGCCGCGAAAGCGGTTTGAGCTGGCCGCGCATCGCCGGCATCAGTTTTGCGGTCGCGCTGCATGCGGCGGCTGCATTGCTGCTGCTGTCGCCGATCGCGCCGCCGGCGCAGGATGCCGATGACAGCAAGGATGTGGTGAACGTCAGCTTCATCGAACCGCCGCCACCACCACCGCCGCCGCCGCCGCCGCCGCCGCCGACCGACAAGCCGCCGCCGCCGATCAAGACCCTGGCGCCGCCGACCATCAAGACGCCAACGCCGCCGCCTCCGGACGACCCGCCGGTGGTGATGGATACGCCACGCGCCGTGGACGTGCAGGCGCCGCCGCCTGCACCACCATCCCGGCCACAAGCAGTCGCGGACATGAGCTCGGGCGTGGATCCTTCTTCACGCAACATGAATCCGCCGAAGTATCCGCCGGATGAAATGCGTCGCGGCGTGTCCGGTACCACCATCCTGATCGTCAGCATCGATGCCAGCGGCAACGTGCTGGATGTCGAAGTCGAGAAGTCCAGTGGCAGTCGCAACTTGGATCGCTCGGCCATGACGGCCGCCAAGCGCTGGCGCTTCAATCCGGAAATCAAGAACGGCCAGAAGATCGCCAGTCGCGTTCGTGTTCCGGTCGAGTTCAAGTTGTAA
- a CDS encoding tetratricopeptide repeat protein gives MSIQTHRPLVIVLSSAIALLVMAPHASAQNKVQSIREADQRARNISEHGEDSGNESKAKQADNKPAMYPNATRAQPEIKVSPKMGKQLQAIQQRYEKEDWTGVIAKVDEVAANNTASAYEKAFAFTMAGNASANSDNQARAAEYFTRAIEANGLENDTHYSTMYNLAVIQFGEEKYAEALATMDRFLAETKSDKPEHLAFRAGILANMNRYDEAAAIYTRLIAKNPTDKRILMNAVAALQNGDKFDEANKLLEDAYKRGMLTEARELRALYVGYMNAQRWSDAQKVIEDGAANGILQAGPDLARDYQVLAQTAYNDDKIPLAIEMYKRAAPMAADGEAYLNLAKVLDYAGKKAEAKAAAKQALEKGVKKPEDANRILAH, from the coding sequence ATGTCTATCCAAACTCATCGCCCGCTGGTCATCGTCCTGTCGTCTGCAATTGCGTTGTTGGTCATGGCGCCTCATGCAAGCGCGCAGAACAAGGTCCAATCGATTCGCGAGGCGGATCAGCGCGCACGCAACATCTCGGAACATGGCGAAGATAGCGGCAACGAAAGCAAGGCCAAGCAAGCAGACAACAAGCCCGCGATGTACCCCAATGCCACGCGCGCGCAGCCGGAAATCAAGGTCTCGCCGAAGATGGGCAAGCAGTTGCAGGCCATTCAGCAGCGCTACGAAAAAGAAGATTGGACCGGTGTGATTGCCAAGGTGGACGAAGTGGCGGCCAACAACACGGCAAGTGCCTACGAGAAGGCATTTGCGTTCACGATGGCAGGCAATGCATCTGCCAACAGTGACAACCAGGCGAGGGCTGCGGAGTATTTCACAAGGGCGATTGAGGCAAATGGGCTGGAAAACGACACCCACTACTCCACGATGTACAACCTGGCAGTAATCCAGTTCGGCGAGGAGAAGTACGCGGAGGCGCTCGCCACAATGGATCGCTTCCTGGCGGAAACCAAGTCGGACAAGCCGGAGCACCTTGCCTTCCGTGCAGGCATTCTGGCCAACATGAACCGTTATGACGAAGCCGCGGCGATATACACCCGCTTGATTGCGAAGAACCCCACCGACAAGCGCATCCTGATGAACGCGGTGGCTGCACTCCAGAATGGCGACAAGTTCGATGAGGCCAATAAGCTGCTTGAGGACGCCTACAAGCGCGGCATGCTGACCGAGGCGCGCGAGTTGCGCGCGCTGTATGTCGGTTACATGAACGCACAGCGCTGGAGCGACGCACAGAAAGTGATCGAGGATGGCGCCGCCAATGGCATCTTGCAGGCGGGCCCGGACTTGGCGCGCGACTACCAGGTGCTCGCCCAAACGGCATACAACGACGACAAGATTCCGCTGGCAATCGAGATGTACAAGCGCGCTGCGCCAATGGCCGCCGATGGCGAGGCCTACCTCAACCTCGCCAAGGTGCTTGACTACGCGGGCAAGAAGGCCGAGGCCAAGGCAGCGGCAAAGCAGGCACTGGAAAAGGGCGTCAAGAAGCCCGAGGATGCCAACCGCATCCTTGCGCACTGA
- a CDS encoding ExbD/TolR family protein, producing MAEINVTPLVDVMLVLLIIFMITTPLMNHKVKVQLPEAVVQKKNDDKKQQIPPITVSVTDAGELFLNDEPTTKQAIESRLSVEAQKTPQPPVQIRGDKTTPYHLVGEIVKIAQAQGMAKVGFITTPPKKGQ from the coding sequence ATGGCCGAAATCAACGTCACGCCCCTCGTGGACGTGATGTTGGTGCTGCTGATCATCTTCATGATCACCACGCCGCTGATGAACCACAAGGTCAAGGTGCAGCTGCCGGAAGCGGTCGTCCAGAAGAAGAACGATGACAAGAAGCAGCAGATCCCGCCGATCACCGTGTCGGTGACCGATGCGGGCGAGCTGTTCCTCAATGACGAGCCAACGACCAAGCAGGCGATCGAAAGTCGCCTGTCGGTCGAGGCGCAGAAGACCCCGCAGCCACCGGTGCAGATCCGCGGTGACAAGACCACGCCTTATCATCTGGTCGGCGAGATCGTGAAGATCGCGCAGGCGCAGGGCATGGCCAAGGTCGGCTTCATCACCACGCCGCCGAAGAAAGGGCAGTAA
- a CDS encoding MotA/TolQ/ExbB proton channel family protein, with amino-acid sequence MLQETAAAAPAAAGGNNAAALQQMGFDHLIQGFDAVGWAVFLTLSIMSVMSWYWIIINFIKNTRLRGRAERVISTFWETSNAQDAIRFMEEQPKSEPFSKIALDAAQAAAHHQRHDGSRLAESLNRSEFVDRALRQAVTRESLGLEDGLTVLATVGSAAPFVGLLGTVWGIYHALIKIGSSGDASISAVAGPVGEALIMTAIGLFAAIPALLAYNAFVRFNRVTNNQFDTFAHDLHDFFATGARVGEVAGKR; translated from the coding sequence ATGTTGCAAGAAACTGCTGCCGCCGCACCTGCCGCCGCCGGAGGCAACAACGCCGCCGCGCTTCAGCAGATGGGCTTTGACCATTTGATCCAAGGCTTCGACGCGGTCGGTTGGGCCGTGTTCCTGACGCTGTCCATCATGTCGGTGATGTCCTGGTACTGGATCATCATCAACTTCATCAAGAACACCCGTCTGCGCGGTCGCGCGGAGCGCGTGATCAGCACGTTCTGGGAAACCTCGAATGCGCAGGATGCCATCCGCTTCATGGAAGAACAGCCGAAGTCGGAGCCGTTCTCCAAGATCGCATTGGACGCCGCCCAGGCAGCCGCGCACCATCAGCGCCACGATGGTTCGCGTCTGGCCGAGTCGCTGAACCGCTCCGAATTCGTTGATCGCGCCCTTCGTCAGGCCGTGACCCGCGAATCGTTGGGTCTGGAAGACGGCTTGACCGTTCTTGCGACCGTCGGTTCCGCGGCGCCGTTCGTCGGCCTGCTGGGTACCGTGTGGGGCATCTACCACGCGCTGATCAAGATCGGCTCGTCGGGCGATGCGTCGATCTCGGCGGTGGCCGGGCCGGTGGGTGAAGCGTTGATCATGACCGCGATCGGTCTGTTCGCCGCAATCCCGGCGCTGCTGGCGTACAACGCCTTCGTGCGCTTCAACCGCGTCACCAACAACCAGTTCGACACCTTCGCGCACGACCTGCACGACTTCTTCGCTACCGGCGCTCGCGTCGGCGAAGTCGCCGGCAAGCGCTGA